In Helianthus annuus cultivar XRQ/B chromosome 9, HanXRQr2.0-SUNRISE, whole genome shotgun sequence, the following are encoded in one genomic region:
- the LOC110879949 gene encoding long chain base biosynthesis protein 2a, producing MITIPYLTALTTYFSYGLLFAFGQLRDFFRKFIDWWKASNLQGYAPICLGLEDFYIRRLYLRIQDCFGRPIASPPDAWFDVVERVSNDNNKTLQRTTKISRCLNLGSYNYLGFAAADEYCTPRVTETLQRYSASTCSTRMEGGTTALHVELEQVVADFVGKPAAMVTGMGYVTNSAILPVLVKHGGLIISDSLNHNSIVNGARGSGATIRVFQHNTPSHLERVLREQIAEGQPRTHRPWKKIIVVVEGIYSMEGELCKLPEIVSICKKYKAYVYLDEAHSIGAVGKTGRGVCELLGVDTADVDIMMGTFTKSFGSCGGYIAGSKELIQYLKYTCPAHLYATSISPPAAQQIISAIKVILGEDGSSRGAQKLAQIRENSNYFRSELQKMGFEVLGDNDSPVMPIMLYNPAKIPAFSRECLKQNVAVVTVAFPATPLLLARARICISAAHSREDMVKALEVISRVGDLVGIKYFPAEPKKHELVEGREKVE from the exons ATGATCACAATTCCGTATTTGACCGCGCTGACAACTTATTTCAGCTATGGTTTGCTCTTTGCGTTTGGTCAGTTGCGTGATTTCTTCCGTAAATTCATTGATTGGTGGAAAGCGAGTAATCTTCAG GGTTATGCTCCGATCTGCTTAGGGCTTGAAGATTTTTATATACGCCGTCTCTATCTACGTATACAG GATTGTTTTGGACGGCCAATAGCAAGCCCTcctgatgcttggtttgatgtgGTGGAGCGTGTTTCTAATGACAATAACAAGACTCTCCA ACGGACTACTAAAATAAGTAGGTGCCTTAACTTAGGATCATACAACTACCTTGGCTTTGCTGCAGCAGATGAATACTGCACACCTCGTGTAACTGAAACTTTGCAGAGATACTCTGCAAGCACATGCAGTACTCGTATGGAAGGAG GCACTACTGCATTGCATGTTGAATTGGAGCAAGTTGTAGCTGATTTTGTCGGAAAACCAGCAGCTATGGTTACTGGCATGGGCTATGTCACCAACTCCGCTATCCTTCCTGTATTAGTAAAACAT GGTGGGTTGATAATCAGTGATTCATTGAACCATAACTCTATTGTCAATGGTGCTCGTGGGTCCGGTGCAACCATTCGAGTCTTCCAACATAACA CTCCTTCTCATTTGGAACGAGTCTTAAGAGAGCAAATTGCTGAAGGTCAACCGAGAACACATAGACCGTGGAAGAAGATTATCGTTGTGGTTGAGGGGATTTACAGCATGGAAGGAGAGCTTTGTAAACTTCCTGAGATCGTCTCTATATGCAAAAAATACAAG GCATACGTTTATTTGGATGAGGCTCACAGTATAGGTGCAGTTGGGAAAACAGGAAGAGGTGTATGTGAGCTTTTAGGTGTGGATACTGCTGATGTGGATATTATGATGGGAACATTTACAAAATCGTTTGGATCATGTGGTGGCTATATAGCAGGATCCAAG GAACTTATTCAGTATTTGAAGTATACGTGTCCAGCTCATCTATATGCCACATCAATATCGCCTCCTGCTGCGCAGCAGATTATATCTGCCATAAAAGTTATTCTTGGAGAGGACGGCTCTAGTCGAG GGGCTCAGAAACTTGCTCAAATACGTGAAAACAGCAATTACTTTAGGTCAGAGCTGCAGAAAATGGGGTTTGAGGTTCTAGGCGATAACGATTCTCCTGTTATGCCCATTATGCTTTACAATCCCGCAAAAATTCCAGCTTTTTCAAGGGAATGTCTCAAGCAAAAT GTTGCTGTGGTGACAGTCGCATTTCCGGCTACGCCTTTATTGTTGGCTAGAGCACGTATCTGCATTTCTGCTGCCCATTCAAGGGAAGACATGGTCAAAGCTTTAGAG GTTATAAGCAGAGTCGGGGACTTGGTGGGCATAAAATACTTTCCTGCTGAACCAAAGAAGCATGAACTGGTGGAAGGCAGAGAAAAAGTGGAGTAA